The proteins below come from a single Mytilus edulis chromosome 5, xbMytEdul2.2, whole genome shotgun sequence genomic window:
- the LOC139522367 gene encoding rRNA 2'-O-methyltransferase fibrillarin-like → MNCSIIIVIASISIVYYLNSVTAQVNVNINGGGGGGGGGDQAPGGRGGDINTKIIIKGSGRGGWKGGRRGDRRGGGRAVQGRLNNQGGRRGNQIGGRGRGQVRGRGQVVGRGQLGGRRQLIRGLRRQVRRLLGNPVGPRFRRF, encoded by the coding sequence ATGAATTGTTCAATCATTATTGTGATAGCTTCAATATCTATTGTGTATTACCTCAACTCTGTTACTGCTCAAGTTAATGTCAACATTAATGGTGGCGGTGGTGGCGGCGGAGGTGGTGATCAAGCTCCAGGTGGAAGAGGTGGTGATATTAATACTAAGATTATCATAAAAGGAAGTGGTAGAGGAGGTTGGAAAGGAGGAAGACGAGGGGACAGAAGAGGAGGTGGAAGAGCCGTCCAAGGCAGATTAAATAATCAAGGTGGGAGACGGGGAAATCAAATCGGGGGCAGAGGGAGAGGACAGGTTAGAGGGAGAGGACAAGTTGTAGGGAGAGGACAACTTGGAGGAAGAAGACAACTAATAAGAGGTCTAAGAAGACAAGTTAGAAGATTACTGGGAAATCCTGTTGGGCCCAGGTTTAGacgattttaa
- the LOC139525037 gene encoding protein FAM98B-like: MNGSIIIVIASISVVFNLNSVTAQVNVDITGGGGGGGGGGGDQAPGGRGGDINTKIIIKGGGRGGKRGGRKGFRKGGKGRLNNKGRRRGGQNIGGRGRGNFEGRGQVRGRGQVRGRGQIRGLGRGGGQYRGSLGYAGGFRRF; the protein is encoded by the coding sequence ATGAATGGTTCAATCATTATTGTGATAGCTTCAATATCTGTTGTATTTAACCTCAATTCAGTAACTGCCCAAGTAAATGTCGACATAACTGGAGGCGGAGGCGGAGGCGGAGGCGGTGGTGGTGATCAAGCACCTGGTGGTAGAGGTGGCGAtattaatacaaaaattatcataaaaggaGGTGGAAGAGGAGGTAAAAGAGGAGGTAGAAAAGGATTTCGAAAAGGAGGTAAAggcagattaaataataaaggTAGAAGACGAGGAGGACAAAACATCGGGGGTAGAGGGAGAGGAAATTTTGAAGGAAGAGGACAAGTTCGAGGGAGAGGACAAGTTAGGGGACGAGGACAAATTCGAGGACTAGGACGAGGCGGGGGTCAGTATAGAGGATCACTAGGATATGCTGGTGGATTTAGACGTttttag
- the LOC139523424 gene encoding uncharacterized PE-PGRS family protein PE_PGRS10-like, which yields MNISIIYISLIFNLVIYDNCLGHRSYGENYRRRHGRLSRQRPRSSTFGRRFVKKNIQKGLPLKDPEIIASTTDQVALSNVDRNINMNLTGGGGGGGGGIDPGGNGGNLSTNLFINKIKTIHTSDGTIIKVKPGDGRTLEALKLIIDGGGGGGGGGIGKGGDGGSIFTTLTINKLKTVFRNGANATFAEVQNPLRGLSLEINGGGGGGGGGPGQGGDGGDLVTNVVIGKAKIVTKIGARRRKKKKDRKLKRMLKRKRKNRDKFKPLLNY from the coding sequence ATGAACATCTCAATAATTTACATCAGTTTGATTTTTAATCTTGTCATTTATGACAATTGTTTGGGCCATAGATCCTATGGAGAAAATTATCGCAGAAGACACGGACGATTATCAAGACAAAGACCACGTTCAAGTACTTTTGGCAGAcgatttgtgaaaaaaaacatacaaaaaggtCTACCGTTGAAAGATCCCGAAATAATTGCTAGCACTACTGATCAGGTAGCACTTTCTAATGTTGACAGAAATATcaatatgaatttaacaggagGCGGAGGTGGTGGCGGTGGAGGAATCGATCCAGGCGGAAATGGTGGAAATCTTTCTActaatttatttatcaataaaatcaaGACAATTCACACTAGTGACGGAACAATAATCAAAGTTAAACCTGGTGATGGTCGAACATTGGAAGCACTTAAATTGATCATTGACGGAGGAGGTGGCGGGGGAGGAGGAGGAATAGGAAAAGGCGGTGATGGAGGAAGTATATTTACAACCTTGACAATCAACAAATTAAAGACTGTTTTTAGAAATGGAGCAAATGCAACTTTTGCTGAAGTTCAAAACCCTCTCCGTGGACTCAGTTTGGAGATTAATGGCGGTGGTGGAGGTGGCGGAGGTGGACCAGGCCAAGGAGGCGATGGTGGCGATTTGGTTACAAATGTTGTCATTGGAAAAGCTAAAATAGTCACGAAAATTGGCgctagaagaagaaaaaagaaaaaggatcGGAAATTAAAAAGGATGTTGAAGAGGAAAAGGAAGAACAGAGACAAGTTTAAGCCATTGCTTAATTACTAG